Proteins from a genomic interval of Gossypium hirsutum isolate 1008001.06 chromosome A09, Gossypium_hirsutum_v2.1, whole genome shotgun sequence:
- the LOC107888877 gene encoding altered inheritance rate of mitochondria protein 25, which yields MNSMKWFRCLSNVNETAREIFSLGAPFPCHVVKKHLYGIFDPTKPCIRHSIGAQRYFHQKLPQQECLEYGGMSSQESLMSRRNLFRRSNLPCSFRGNPLRSMQSGSTFCHYGDIANNETSLSRKFLAQLWVADRKMRKDLEKRRKGKQLNYDEAQEPFQHPSENSFTGRIVTEEESAYQAAPVFKQQPVSQSVSGFLKPTSPEEAQIAPLLARSNLLITRDIEWANLVLGFEQENRYAIVDVCYPQSPVGFIREQSNVIARQLLRLRRPFVAYITDAMGNELFRVRRPFWWITSSIYVEIDGKEIGVVHRRWHLWRRVYDLYLGNKQFAVVENPGLWNWTFTLKDIDGQVLAEIDRDWRGFGFEIFTDAGQYVIRFGKADPVLKTGSASMIQELDVSRSLTLSERAIALALAISLDNDYFSRHGGWGIPFVAMGE from the exons ATGAATAGCATGAAGTGGTTTCGCTGCTTGTCCAATGTTAATGAAACCGCTAGGGAGATATTCTCATTAGGTGCACCATTCCCTTGTCATGTTGTGAAGAAACATCTTTATGGTATTTTTGACCCAACAAAGCCTTGCATTCGTCATAGTATTGGAGCTCAAAGGTATTTTCACCAAAAACTTCCGCAACAGGAATGTCTTGAGTATGGTGGAATGAGTTCCCAGGAAAGTTTGATGTCTAGGAGAAATTTGTTTCGGAGATCAAACCTACCTTGCTCTTTTCGAGGAAATCCTCTTCGGTCAATGCAAAGTGGTTCTACATTTTGCCATTATGGAGACATTGCCAACAATGAAACTTCTTTGAGTAGAAAGTTTCTTGCACAGCTTTGGGTTGCAGATAGAAAAATGCGAAAGGATcttgaaaaaagaagaaaaggtaAGCAGCTAAATTATGATGAGGCACAGGAACCTTTCCAACATCCATCCGAAAATAGCTTCACAGGCAGGATAGTCACAGAAGAAGAATCTGCTTATCAAGCTGCACCAGTTTTCAAGCAACAACCAGTTAGTCAATCAGTCTCAGGTTTTCTTAAGCCAACATCACCAGAGGAG GCTCAAATTGCACCTCTTCTTGCTAGGTCCAATCTGCTAATCACCAGGGATATTGAGTGGGCAAATCTTGTACTAGGTTTTGAGCAG GAGAACCGATATGCAATAGTGGATGTTTGCTACCCACAGTCA CCTGTTGGTTTTATTCGTGAGCAGAGTAACGTCATTGCTAGACAG TTGCTTCGCTTAAGGCGCCCTTTCGTTGCTTACATTACTGATGCAATGGGTAATGAGCTATTTAGG GTTCGTAGGCCTTTTTGGTGGATAACCAGCTCAATTTATGTAGAAATTGACGGTAAG GAAATTGGTGTGGTTCACAGAAGGTGGCATCTTTGGAGGAGGGTGTATGATTTGTACTTGGG GAATAAGCAGTTTGCTGTGGTCGAAAATCCTGGCTTATGGAATTGGACTTTTACTTTGAAGGACATTGATGGGCAAGTTTTGGCAGAAATAGATCGTGATTGGAGGGGTTTTGGCTTTGAG ATATTTACAGATGCCGGACAGTATGTCATCCGCTTTGGGAAGGCTGATCCTGTCTTAAAGACTGGTTCCGCTAGCATG ATCCAAGAGTTGGATGTAAGCCGTTCACTGACTCTATCAGAGCGAGCAATTGCTCTTGCTCTTGCCATTTCATTGGATAATGATTACTTCTCTAGGCATGGTGGCTG